Proteins co-encoded in one Pseudarthrobacter chlorophenolicus A6 genomic window:
- a CDS encoding sugar transferase produces MATTQLAAADTAGTRFLRPPTARPASAPASPPASAPATGRRAAASWLATHVNLLRVTDSLLVIGAVGAGCQLSYVGFAPADPGDAGTVASAAVIAFLWLIGLEVYRTRDAKLLGIGADEFKRVTSATFRVFGLMGLAAVLFSLHGATAFVTVSLPLGLLGLTANRWAFRRRLTAQKARGRCLSRALVVGDPDDVRYVVQQVLRKSGPVYQILGVCLPGARRGASLRVDGRAIPVLCSTDDIARTVRLAEADSVIIAGPLPGGNRFIRELGWRLEESSTELILAATLTNVAGPRIHWRPVEGLPLMHVDIPQYTGAKHAMKRVMDVGMALLALLVLSPLLVVLAVIVRLDSPGPVFFRQDRVGRDGQAFGMLKFRSMVVDAEARLATLGAQNEGAGVLFKMRDDPRVTRCGRWMRKYSLDELPQLWNVARGDMSLVGPRPPLAREVSGYERHTHRRLLIKPGITGLWQINGRSDLPWDEAVRLDLYYVENWSIAGDLLILWRTFRAVVRPSGAY; encoded by the coding sequence ATGGCAACAACGCAGTTGGCGGCGGCGGATACCGCAGGAACCCGGTTTCTGCGGCCGCCAACTGCACGTCCCGCCAGCGCTCCGGCAAGCCCCCCGGCCAGCGCTCCGGCAACGGGGCGCAGGGCCGCAGCGTCCTGGCTCGCCACGCACGTCAATTTGCTGCGCGTGACTGATTCGCTCCTGGTCATCGGGGCGGTGGGCGCCGGCTGCCAGCTCTCCTATGTGGGATTCGCACCGGCGGACCCGGGCGATGCGGGAACGGTGGCCTCGGCAGCTGTTATTGCCTTCCTGTGGCTCATCGGCCTGGAAGTCTACCGGACACGGGATGCCAAGCTGTTGGGGATCGGCGCCGACGAATTCAAGCGCGTCACCTCGGCAACCTTCCGGGTCTTCGGCCTGATGGGCCTGGCCGCCGTGCTGTTCTCCCTGCACGGTGCAACCGCTTTTGTTACGGTTTCGCTGCCGCTTGGCCTGCTGGGGCTGACCGCGAACCGGTGGGCGTTCCGCCGCCGCCTGACGGCCCAGAAGGCCAGGGGCCGGTGCCTGTCCCGGGCCCTGGTGGTGGGTGATCCGGACGACGTCCGCTACGTGGTGCAGCAGGTCCTCCGGAAATCGGGACCGGTGTATCAGATCCTGGGTGTGTGCCTCCCGGGAGCCCGCCGGGGAGCCAGCCTCCGGGTGGACGGGCGGGCCATCCCGGTGCTCTGCTCCACGGATGACATCGCCCGCACGGTCCGGCTTGCGGAGGCCGACTCGGTGATCATCGCCGGGCCCCTCCCCGGTGGCAACCGTTTCATCCGCGAGCTCGGGTGGCGGCTTGAGGAATCGTCAACGGAACTCATCCTCGCGGCCACGCTGACCAACGTTGCGGGTCCCCGGATCCACTGGCGGCCGGTTGAGGGGCTGCCCCTGATGCACGTCGACATCCCGCAGTACACCGGTGCCAAGCACGCGATGAAGAGGGTCATGGATGTGGGAATGGCGCTATTGGCCCTCCTGGTCCTGTCCCCACTGCTTGTTGTCCTAGCGGTCATCGTGCGGCTGGACAGCCCGGGCCCGGTGTTCTTCCGGCAAGACAGGGTTGGCCGGGACGGCCAGGCGTTCGGCATGCTCAAGTTCCGGTCCATGGTGGTGGACGCGGAAGCCCGGCTGGCAACCCTGGGGGCGCAGAACGAGGGCGCCGGGGTGCTCTTCAAAATGCGCGACGACCCGCGGGTGACACGCTGCGGCCGGTGGATGCGGAAATACTCCCTCGATGAGCTGCCTCAGCTGTGGAACGTGGCCCGCGGCGACATGAGCCTGGTGGGGCCGCGGCCTCCGCTGGCACGGGAGGTCAGCGGCTATGAACGCCACACCCACCGCCGCCTGCTGATCAAGCCCGGAATCACGGGGCTCTGGCAGATCAACGGCCGCTCCGATCTTCCTTGGGATGAGGCCGTCCGGCTGGACCTCTACTACGTCGAAAACTGGTCCATCGCCGGGGACCTGCTGATTCTGTGGCGGACGTTCCGGGCAGTCGTCCGGCCGTCCGGCGCCTACTGA